The sequence CTCTCGGTAAGTTTCTACCATATCCATAACTTGGACAGTATGGTCATAACAGTCTCGCAAATAAATTTGCACTTCTTCACTAATCAATCCGCTACCATCTCTAACCAAGTTATTAATTACGTCTCGTTGCGGCCAGATAGCGCGACGCAGTTGTAATAATTCTCGCCGCAGTTTATAGATTTTCTGTAATGTTCTTTGTGTAGGTTCGACTATCACCTCTTCTTCTAAATCTTCGATTTGTTCACCGTAACGCTCCAACACGGGAAAAAAACCATCAATAATTGAATCTAATAAAGCATAAGCTAAATAATCTGCTCCTTGTCTACGAATAATACCTTTACATCTTTCAATTCGCATTCTCACTCCTTCCAAGCAATCGTGTTCTGCTTCTTCCTGGACTGTGAGTAGATAATTTTTTCCTAAAACTAAACTTACTTGCTCACTATAAAAACCACAGATGTTTTCTTTTGGTACTACCATCCGAGCAATTATTAATAATTGGTCTTCATAATCCTCCATTTTGGGACGTTCTGTCATATTCACCACATCTTCTAGCACTAGAGGATGTAATTCAAAAACATTACCTAATCTCTGCAATATGTCTTGATTTCCTAAACCTTGTACATCCACCCAAGAAACTGATTCCGTATCCAGATAAGCAATACATTCCTCTGGAGTTTCTATTTGTTTGCGAATATAATTTTCCTGGTTGTAATCAATCAAAAAAATAATCGGAGATTCGGCATTTTCATCAATAAAAATAGTCCCTGGTACAGTTCCTGGTTGATGATAATATTCTTTAATTAAGGATTTAGTGACAGCTTTAGAAAAACGGCGAATATTTTTGATCATAGGTTTTGCAATCTCATAACTCATAACTATGGCTATCGCTATTTAGAGAGAATTTATAGCGATCGCCAAATAATTTAGGACATAAACTGAATATCAAACCCACACACCAAACGACTTTTAACCCTATCCCCTATTCCCTGTTCCTCGTTAAGAGTTCCCTGCTATAAGTATTCAAGCCGACATGATACCACCCCGTCGCCTCTAAATTAAGTAGGTCGATGTAAATAAAGTTCAGGGGCTAAAACTGTGGTGTGAAAACACGCTCTAGCCCCTAACTTCTATTTTTAATTCAATTTTGTCGGCTGCTAATTTTCCTTTGGTGGCTGATTGTCGCTAGAAGTTGGTACAACTACAGCTGGAGGCTCTGGCTTATTTTCTGCTGGCGCTGGTGCTGCGGGAATCACGGCGGGATTTAGTTGTTTTTGTGCTGGGGGTGAAG is a genomic window of Fortiea contorta PCC 7126 containing:
- the corA gene encoding magnesium/cobalt transporter CorA gives rise to the protein MIKNIRRFSKAVTKSLIKEYYHQPGTVPGTIFIDENAESPIIFLIDYNQENYIRKQIETPEECIAYLDTESVSWVDVQGLGNQDILQRLGNVFELHPLVLEDVVNMTERPKMEDYEDQLLIIARMVVPKENICGFYSEQVSLVLGKNYLLTVQEEAEHDCLEGVRMRIERCKGIIRRQGADYLAYALLDSIIDGFFPVLERYGEQIEDLEEEVIVEPTQRTLQKIYKLRRELLQLRRAIWPQRDVINNLVRDGSGLISEEVQIYLRDCYDHTVQVMDMVETYRELASGLMDVYLSAVSNKMNEIMKVLTIVSAIFIPLTFVAGIYGMNFNTEKSPYNMPELNWYWGYPICLAVMAAIAIVLLILFWRKGWLENSIKVK